The following proteins come from a genomic window of Yinghuangia sp. ASG 101:
- a CDS encoding bifunctional DNA primase/polymerase: protein MDITLGTRRRTRAALWQAVSEYVEQRHWPVTQGTYLIRHGRRARCCCGRPTCAAPGMHPADPQWSTRATDTPSAARRLWSQLPDSTVVLPTGRAFDAISVPRPAGRCALVRLERMGTPLGPVVATPDGRFLFLVAPGAAGELPYLLYQMGWDDAEVDLRCHGPGDYIFAPPSPLGVLGAAEWVRRPDAADALPEARLLLGTIAYSCHRNSPRAGGGLWLAS, encoded by the coding sequence ATGGACATCACACTCGGAACCCGCCGACGCACCCGTGCTGCGTTGTGGCAGGCGGTGTCGGAGTATGTCGAGCAGCGGCACTGGCCCGTCACCCAGGGGACGTACCTGATCCGGCACGGGCGCCGCGCCCGCTGCTGCTGCGGCCGGCCGACGTGTGCCGCGCCCGGCATGCACCCCGCGGACCCGCAGTGGTCGACGCGCGCCACCGACACTCCCTCCGCCGCGCGCCGGCTGTGGTCGCAGCTGCCGGACAGCACCGTCGTGCTCCCCACCGGCCGCGCCTTCGACGCGATCAGTGTGCCGCGCCCGGCCGGCCGGTGCGCCCTCGTCCGGCTGGAGCGCATGGGCACCCCGCTCGGCCCGGTCGTGGCCACGCCCGACGGCCGCTTCCTCTTCCTGGTCGCTCCCGGCGCGGCCGGCGAACTGCCGTACCTGCTCTACCAGATGGGCTGGGACGACGCCGAGGTGGACCTGCGCTGCCACGGCCCCGGCGACTACATCTTCGCCCCGCCGTCCCCGCTGGGGGTGCTGGGCGCCGCGGAGTGGGTCCGCCGCCCCGACGCCGCCGACGCGCTTCCCGAGGCGCGCCTGCTGCTGGGCACGATCGCCTACAGCTGCCACCGCAACAGCCCCCGCGCCGGCGGCGGGCTGTGGCTCGCGTCCTGA
- a CDS encoding LLM class flavin-dependent oxidoreductase, whose amino-acid sequence MPTILRFNQVTPGLDRAEVAARYQATIEMAAFADKNGFDMISLEEHHGADNGWSPAPLATAGAVFGATRQIGVVIAALLAPLYNPIRLAEDIAVLDNISGGRLSIVAGLGYRPEEYAAIGADWKLRGRLQDEAVDTLLKAWTGEPFTYRGETVRVTPRPFTDPHPVLMIGGTAKATVRRAVRFRLPFFAAAPLPELERHYYESAAEAGFDDGFVLMPSGGAGAMIFCTEDPDRAWAEYGTHFLHEAATYAAWQTPDVHSAMSSAARTVADLRAEGIYKCLTPDECVAIARSGGLATSLNLHPLCGGLPIDAGWSSVQLFNDKVMPRLRAA is encoded by the coding sequence ATGCCGACGATTCTGCGCTTCAACCAGGTCACCCCGGGTCTGGACCGGGCCGAGGTGGCCGCGCGCTACCAGGCGACGATCGAGATGGCCGCCTTCGCCGACAAAAACGGCTTCGACATGATCAGCCTGGAGGAGCATCACGGCGCCGACAACGGCTGGAGCCCGGCACCGCTCGCGACGGCCGGGGCGGTCTTCGGCGCGACGCGGCAGATCGGCGTCGTGATCGCCGCACTGCTGGCCCCGCTGTACAACCCGATCCGGCTCGCCGAGGACATAGCGGTCCTCGACAACATCTCCGGCGGGCGGCTGTCCATCGTCGCGGGGCTGGGCTACCGGCCCGAGGAGTACGCCGCGATCGGCGCGGACTGGAAGCTCCGGGGCCGCCTCCAGGACGAGGCCGTCGACACGCTGCTCAAGGCGTGGACCGGCGAACCGTTCACCTACCGGGGCGAGACCGTGCGCGTCACGCCCAGGCCGTTCACCGACCCCCACCCGGTGCTCATGATCGGCGGCACCGCCAAGGCGACCGTACGCCGGGCCGTCCGCTTCCGCCTGCCGTTCTTCGCCGCCGCCCCGCTGCCCGAACTGGAGCGCCACTACTACGAGTCGGCCGCGGAGGCGGGCTTCGACGACGGGTTCGTGCTGATGCCGTCCGGCGGCGCCGGGGCGATGATCTTCTGCACCGAGGACCCCGACCGCGCGTGGGCGGAGTACGGCACGCACTTCCTGCACGAGGCCGCGACCTACGCGGCGTGGCAGACGCCGGACGTCCACTCGGCCATGAGCTCGGCCGCCCGTACCGTCGCGGACCTGCGCGCGGAAGGCATCTACAAGTGCCTCACGCCCGACGAATGCGTCGCGATCGCGCGGAGCGGCGGCCTCGCGACGTCGCTCAACCTGCACCCCCTGTGCGGCGGCCTGCCGATCGACGCCGGCTGGTCGAGCGTCCAGCTCTTCAACGACAAGGTCATGCCGCGTCTCCGAGCGGCGTGA
- the ftsY gene encoding signal recognition particle-docking protein FtsY, with amino-acid sequence MEIVILAVVIAVVVLGAAGWFVVGSRRRGSVAAPPPRTPVEPTVGEDAQPLPEAPPRTVDTVDLPDAEAPPAEVPTVPDTLEEAPPALEVPEPTAGRLVRLRARLARSQTSLGKGLLALLSREHLDDDTWEEIEDTLLVADVGVAPTQELVERLRTRVKILGTRTPAELRTLLHEELVALIGTDYDRSLRTARHDDDRPAVAMVVGVNGTGKTTTTGKLARVLVADGRTVVLGAADTFRAAAADQLQTWGERVGAATVRGPEGGDPASVAFDAVKEGIAEGVDTVLIDTAGRLHTKTGLMDELGKVKRVVEKHGPVDEVLLVLDATTGQNGLVQARVFAEVVNITGIVLTKLDGTAKGGIVIAVQRELGVPVKLIGLGEGPDDLAPFEPDAFVDALIGD; translated from the coding sequence ATGGAAATTGTGATCCTTGCCGTCGTCATCGCGGTCGTGGTGCTGGGCGCCGCCGGCTGGTTCGTCGTCGGCTCACGTCGCCGCGGCTCCGTCGCCGCGCCCCCGCCCCGTACGCCCGTCGAGCCGACCGTCGGCGAGGACGCGCAGCCGCTGCCGGAGGCCCCGCCGCGCACGGTCGACACCGTCGACCTCCCGGACGCCGAGGCCCCGCCCGCCGAGGTCCCGACCGTTCCGGACACCCTCGAAGAGGCCCCGCCGGCCCTGGAGGTCCCGGAGCCCACCGCGGGCCGCCTCGTCCGCCTCCGCGCGCGCCTCGCCCGCTCGCAGACCAGTCTCGGAAAGGGCCTGCTCGCGCTCCTCTCGCGCGAACACCTCGACGACGACACCTGGGAGGAGATCGAGGACACGCTGCTGGTCGCCGACGTCGGCGTCGCGCCGACCCAGGAGCTGGTCGAGCGCCTGCGCACGCGCGTCAAGATCCTCGGCACCCGGACGCCCGCCGAGCTGCGCACCCTCCTGCACGAGGAGCTGGTCGCGCTCATCGGCACCGACTACGACCGCTCGCTGCGCACCGCGCGCCACGACGACGACCGCCCGGCGGTGGCCATGGTCGTGGGCGTCAACGGCACCGGCAAGACGACCACGACGGGCAAGCTCGCCCGGGTCCTGGTCGCCGACGGCCGTACGGTCGTCCTCGGCGCGGCCGACACCTTCCGTGCCGCGGCGGCCGATCAGCTCCAGACGTGGGGCGAGCGCGTCGGCGCGGCCACCGTGCGCGGCCCCGAGGGCGGCGACCCGGCCAGCGTGGCGTTCGACGCGGTCAAGGAGGGCATCGCCGAGGGCGTCGACACCGTCCTGATCGACACCGCCGGCCGCCTGCACACCAAGACCGGGCTCATGGACGAGCTGGGCAAGGTGAAGCGCGTGGTCGAGAAGCACGGCCCGGTCGACGAGGTGCTGCTCGTCCTCGACGCCACGACCGGTCAGAACGGGCTGGTCCAGGCGCGGGTCTTCGCCGAGGTCGTGAACATCACCGGCATCGTGCTCACCAAGCTCGACGGCACGGCCAAGGGCGGCATCGTCATCGCCGTGCAGCGCGAGCTGGGTGTCCCGGTCAAGCTCATCGGGCTCGGCGAGGGCCCGGACGACCTGGCGCCGTTCGAGCCGGACGCGTTCGTGGACGCGCTGATCGGCGACTGA